In Bacillus sp. Cs-700, one genomic interval encodes:
- the zapA gene encoding cell division protein ZapA — MTDSRGKVRTTVEIYGEQYTIVGDKSHQHILEVSKLVDEKMNEIKGMNTYLDTKRLAVLTAVNIVNDYVMIKKELEDLKKKLREEE; from the coding sequence GTGACAGACAGTCGTGGTAAAGTTCGTACAACTGTGGAAATCTATGGTGAACAATATACAATCGTCGGTGATAAAAGTCATCAACATATCCTTGAAGTCTCGAAATTAGTCGATGAGAAGATGAATGAGATTAAAGGAATGAATACTTATTTAGATACAAAGCGACTTGCTGTATTAACAGCGGTAAATATTGTGAATGATTATGTCATGATTAAGAAAGAACTTGAAGATTTAAAGAAAAAACTGAGAGAAGAGGAATAA
- the pheS gene encoding phenylalanine--tRNA ligase subunit alpha, translating into MQERLQALKEEALSEIQQASSMKEVQDIKVKFLGKKGPITEISKGMGKLSKEERPKMGQLVNEIRNAISDQLEEKIARLEKAAVEERLKKETIDVSLPGRPVKRGNHHPLTRVIEEIEDLFLGMGFSIAEGPEVETDYYNFEALNLPKDHPARDMQDSFYITEETLLRTHTSPMQARTMEKLNGEGPVKIIVPGKVYRRDTDDATHSHQFMQIEGLMVGENVRMSDLKGVLQSFAKKMFGEEREIRLRPSFFPFTEPSVEMDISCFNCGGNGCSVCKGTGWIEILGGGMVHPNVLRMSGFDPEKVTGFAFGMGPERIAMLKYGIDDIRHFYTNDSRFIKQFNSL; encoded by the coding sequence ATGCAAGAACGTTTACAAGCGTTAAAAGAAGAAGCGCTGTCGGAAATACAGCAAGCTTCTTCCATGAAGGAAGTACAGGATATCAAAGTGAAGTTTCTCGGAAAAAAAGGACCGATTACCGAGATTTCCAAAGGTATGGGGAAATTGTCAAAAGAAGAGCGTCCTAAAATGGGGCAGCTCGTTAATGAAATACGAAATGCGATTTCAGATCAACTTGAGGAAAAAATTGCTCGTTTAGAAAAAGCAGCCGTAGAAGAAAGGTTAAAGAAGGAAACCATCGATGTTTCTCTACCAGGTCGTCCAGTGAAAAGAGGAAACCATCATCCATTAACAAGGGTAATTGAAGAAATTGAAGATCTGTTTCTTGGTATGGGCTTCTCAATTGCAGAGGGACCAGAAGTTGAAACAGACTATTACAATTTTGAAGCGCTAAATCTTCCAAAAGATCATCCTGCTCGTGATATGCAGGATTCCTTCTATATTACTGAAGAAACGTTACTACGTACGCATACATCACCAATGCAAGCAAGAACAATGGAGAAGTTAAATGGTGAAGGCCCAGTAAAGATCATCGTGCCGGGGAAAGTTTACCGACGTGATACGGATGACGCGACTCATTCTCACCAATTTATGCAGATTGAAGGATTAATGGTTGGCGAAAATGTTCGAATGAGTGACCTAAAGGGTGTTCTTCAATCATTTGCGAAGAAAATGTTCGGAGAGGAACGTGAAATTCGCCTTCGTCCTAGTTTCTTCCCATTTACAGAACCATCTGTAGAGATGGATATTTCCTGCTTTAATTGTGGTGGTAACGGCTGTTCTGTCTGTAAGGGAACTGGATGGATTGAAATTCTTGGTGGAGGCATGGTGCACCCTAACGTACTACGTATGTCAGGATTTGATCCGGAGAAAGTGACTGGTTTTGCATTTGGAATGGGTCCAGAGCGAATTGCAATGTTGAAATATGGCATTGATGATATCCGTCACTTCTATACAAATGACAGTAGATTTATTAAACAATTTAACTCACTATAG
- the sspI gene encoding small acid-soluble spore protein SspI — MDLNLRKAILANINGNNEEQIEATILDAIQSGEEKMLPGLGVLFEILWKEAPENEREQMLSYMAQGVN; from the coding sequence ATGGACCTTAACTTACGAAAAGCAATTCTCGCCAATATTAATGGCAACAACGAGGAACAGATTGAAGCGACGATCCTCGATGCCATCCAAAGTGGCGAAGAAAAAATGCTCCCTGGACTAGGTGTTCTTTTTGAAATACTATGGAAAGAAGCACCTGAAAATGAACGTGAGCAGATGCTCTCTTACATGGCTCAGGGTGTAAATTAA
- a CDS encoding M42 family metallopeptidase — MAKLDETLQMLKELTDANGVPGNEREPRDVMKKHIESLSDEIMYDNLGSLIAVKKGNAEGPKIMVAGHLDEIGFMVTRIDDKGFLYFQTVGGWWEQVMLAQRVNVMTRSGNIMGVIGSKPPHILPAEQRKKSVDKKDMFIDIGASSREEAMEWGVKPGDSVVPVCEFTVMNNEKMLMAKAWDNRIGCAIAIEVLRKLKGETHPNTVYGVGTVQEEVGLRGATTATNMIKPDIGFAVDVGIAGDTPGVSDKDAQSKMGKGPQIIMYDASMVGHKGLRDFVTDTADENNIPYQFDSIAGGGTDSGKIHLTANGVPALSITIATRYIHTHAAILHRDDFENAVNLIVEVIKKLDADKVKEIIFN, encoded by the coding sequence ATGGCAAAGCTAGACGAAACGTTACAGATGCTTAAAGAACTTACTGATGCGAATGGTGTACCTGGTAACGAGCGTGAACCTCGCGACGTAATGAAGAAGCATATTGAATCTCTTTCTGATGAAATCATGTATGACAACCTCGGCAGTTTAATTGCTGTTAAAAAAGGTAATGCAGAAGGTCCTAAAATCATGGTTGCAGGACATCTTGATGAAATTGGCTTTATGGTTACCCGCATCGACGATAAAGGATTCCTTTATTTCCAAACTGTTGGCGGATGGTGGGAACAGGTGATGCTTGCTCAACGTGTGAACGTGATGACTCGTAGTGGCAATATTATGGGCGTGATCGGTTCGAAACCACCACATATTCTTCCTGCTGAGCAGCGTAAGAAATCAGTTGATAAGAAAGATATGTTTATTGATATCGGCGCATCAAGTCGAGAAGAAGCAATGGAATGGGGCGTTAAGCCAGGAGATTCCGTTGTTCCGGTTTGTGAATTTACAGTCATGAATAATGAAAAAATGCTTATGGCAAAAGCGTGGGATAACCGTATTGGTTGTGCCATTGCGATTGAAGTACTTCGTAAACTAAAAGGTGAAACCCATCCAAATACGGTTTATGGTGTTGGTACAGTCCAAGAGGAAGTAGGTCTTCGTGGAGCAACAACCGCAACAAACATGATTAAGCCAGATATCGGTTTTGCTGTTGATGTTGGTATTGCTGGCGATACTCCTGGCGTTAGCGATAAAGATGCTCAATCAAAAATGGGGAAAGGTCCTCAAATTATTATGTACGATGCTTCAATGGTTGGTCATAAGGGACTTCGTGATTTTGTTACAGATACTGCTGATGAGAATAACATCCCTTATCAGTTTGACTCCATTGCAGGTGGGGGTACAGACTCAGGAAAAATTCACTTAACAGCAAACGGTGTACCTGCTCTTTCAATCACGATTGCGACACGCTATATTCATACACACGCAGCGATTCTTCACCGCGATGACTTTGAAAATGCGGTTAATTTAATTGTTGAAGTGATTAAAAAGCTTGATGCTGATAAAGTAAAAGAAATTATTTTCAATTAA
- the pheT gene encoding phenylalanine--tRNA ligase subunit beta encodes MLVSMNWLQQYVDLDSYSADELADLITKGGIEVETVEQLNKGISGVVIGHVLECQQHPDADKLNICKVEIGEEEPVQIICGAPNIAQGQYVAVATVGAVLPGNFKIKKAKLRGEASHGMICSLQELGIESKLVSKEYADGIFVFSEDVTPGEDALEYLNLHDEVLELGLTPNRADAMNMIGVAYEVGAVLNRSIELPSPELVRSDEDVEGYVSVRVENEGDNPYYGATVIKDVTIKPSPQWLVNRLVSAGIRPINNVVDITNYVLLEYGQPLHAFDYDRFGSKEVVIRRATEGEKIVTLDDVERTLSSEHLVITNGSKPVAVAGVMGGADSEVQEDTTTILLEAAYFNSKLVRKSSKDLGLRSDSSARFEKGIDRNRVVGASERAAQLIQEIAGGTVLKGSAEQGARTIEALDVSIEVNRINQVLGTEITETEVAAIFERLQFSYQNFGGTFTVQVPPRRPDITISEDLIEEVGRLYGYDNVPATLPLTESTPGQLSEYQGKRRHVRRTLEGAGLYQTVTYSLTSPSKRHFFSDESVEAVRLAMPMSEERSELRTSLIPHLLEVAQYNRNRQLENIAFYETASVFLPGDELPVEQEHLAGVVSGLWQEHLWQKEKKAADFFVVKGILEELAVEFGVEDRVTFARAEEPKLHPGRTAAVYLDEELIGYIGQLHPEVEKELDLSETYVFEINLEKLLKADVAHLKYKKLPRFPSVTRDVALVVNESLEAGEVKRVIKEAGGSKLVEIQLFDVYQGEHLDEGKKSLAFSLRYYNPEQTLTEEEVKKAHDRVLKAVEEQFGAVLRQ; translated from the coding sequence ATGCTTGTATCAATGAATTGGCTACAGCAGTATGTAGATTTAGATAGTTACTCAGCTGATGAACTGGCAGACCTGATCACTAAAGGTGGTATAGAGGTTGAGACAGTTGAACAGCTTAATAAAGGAATTAGCGGAGTGGTGATTGGTCACGTTCTTGAATGTCAGCAACACCCTGATGCTGATAAGCTGAATATTTGTAAGGTTGAGATTGGTGAGGAAGAACCAGTCCAAATTATTTGCGGCGCACCAAATATTGCGCAAGGTCAATATGTGGCTGTTGCAACGGTTGGCGCAGTCCTTCCGGGAAATTTTAAAATTAAAAAAGCAAAATTACGCGGTGAAGCCTCACATGGTATGATTTGTTCATTACAAGAACTTGGAATTGAAAGTAAACTTGTTTCGAAGGAATATGCTGATGGGATCTTTGTATTTAGTGAAGATGTGACACCTGGGGAAGATGCTCTTGAATATTTAAACCTTCATGATGAAGTTCTTGAGCTGGGTCTTACACCTAACAGAGCGGATGCAATGAACATGATTGGTGTCGCTTATGAAGTGGGTGCGGTATTGAATCGCTCGATTGAACTTCCGTCACCAGAACTTGTTCGCTCGGATGAAGACGTAGAAGGCTATGTGTCAGTTCGTGTAGAAAATGAAGGAGATAATCCTTATTACGGGGCTACCGTTATTAAAGACGTAACGATAAAACCTTCGCCACAGTGGCTTGTGAACCGTCTTGTTTCTGCTGGTATTCGTCCAATTAATAACGTTGTTGATATTACAAACTACGTCTTACTTGAATATGGCCAGCCGCTTCATGCGTTTGATTATGATCGCTTTGGATCAAAGGAAGTCGTTATCCGCCGAGCAACTGAAGGTGAAAAAATTGTCACTCTAGATGATGTGGAACGTACGCTTTCAAGTGAACATCTTGTGATAACAAATGGTTCGAAACCTGTTGCGGTTGCTGGTGTAATGGGTGGAGCTGACTCTGAAGTGCAAGAAGATACGACAACTATCCTACTTGAAGCCGCTTATTTTAATAGTAAGCTTGTCAGAAAGTCATCGAAAGACCTCGGACTCAGAAGTGATTCAAGTGCTCGTTTCGAAAAAGGGATTGACCGAAATCGCGTTGTTGGCGCAAGCGAACGTGCTGCTCAGCTTATTCAAGAAATTGCTGGAGGTACAGTTCTAAAAGGCAGTGCTGAGCAAGGTGCTCGTACAATTGAAGCTCTTGACGTTAGCATTGAAGTAAATCGAATTAATCAAGTTCTAGGAACGGAAATTACTGAAACAGAAGTTGCTGCAATCTTTGAGCGTTTGCAATTCTCTTATCAAAATTTTGGTGGCACGTTTACTGTTCAAGTACCACCACGTCGCCCGGATATTACAATTTCAGAGGACTTAATCGAAGAGGTAGGACGTCTTTACGGATATGATAATGTTCCTGCAACGTTACCTCTTACAGAAAGTACACCTGGTCAGTTGTCAGAATATCAAGGGAAACGCCGCCATGTTCGCCGTACGCTTGAAGGTGCAGGTCTATACCAAACGGTAACGTATTCACTTACTTCACCATCAAAGCGCCATTTTTTCTCTGATGAGTCAGTAGAAGCTGTTCGTCTGGCGATGCCAATGAGTGAAGAAAGAAGTGAACTTAGAACGAGTTTAATCCCTCACTTATTAGAGGTTGCTCAATATAACCGAAACCGTCAGTTAGAGAATATTGCTTTCTATGAAACAGCTTCTGTATTCTTACCAGGTGATGAGCTACCGGTTGAACAAGAACATCTTGCTGGTGTCGTGTCAGGACTATGGCAAGAGCATCTTTGGCAAAAAGAAAAAAAAGCGGCAGATTTCTTTGTTGTAAAGGGAATTCTTGAAGAACTTGCTGTAGAATTTGGTGTAGAAGATCGTGTCACCTTCGCACGTGCAGAAGAGCCTAAGCTTCATCCGGGTCGCACAGCAGCTGTCTATCTCGATGAAGAGCTTATCGGATATATTGGCCAGCTTCATCCTGAAGTAGAGAAAGAACTTGATTTAAGTGAAACATACGTCTTTGAAATCAATCTTGAGAAACTACTTAAAGCTGATGTTGCTCATCTTAAATACAAGAAGCTTCCTCGTTTCCCATCGGTTACAAGAGATGTTGCGCTCGTTGTGAACGAGTCACTTGAAGCAGGTGAAGTGAAGCGCGTCATTAAAGAAGCGGGTGGATCCAAGCTTGTTGAGATTCAATTGTTTGATGTCTATCAAGGGGAACATCTTGATGAAGGGAAAAAATCACTAGCTTTCTCTCTCAGATATTACAATCCTGAACAAACGTTAACGGAAGAAGAAGTAAAGAAAGCGCATGACCGTGTTCTTAAAGCAGTAGAAGAGCAGTTTGGAGCTGTACTTCGTCAATAG
- the rnhC gene encoding ribonuclease HIII encodes MSQVVLTVSPTIMNEIKKKYNSHLSDKQPPGSVFVAKTSACTITGYKSGKVMFQGAAAEQEAKQWQSSGTVNPKKPTGSKKKTVGDHQYAPPPTISSLSAIGSDEVGTGDFFGPMTVVAAYVDQDQIPLLRELGVRDSKGMKDPEIIEIARNLIKTIPYSLLILPNEKYNNMQRKGMNQGKMKALLHNQAIQNVTRKVDGYDAILIDQFAKPEIYFNYLKGQSTVIKENVYFATKAEEIHLAVAAASIIARYSFVMEIDRLGKENNVRLPKGAGPAVDIAAAKLIQKHGDHVLEKIAKMHFANSLKAKKIADQARH; translated from the coding sequence ATGTCACAGGTTGTTTTAACTGTATCACCTACCATTATGAATGAAATTAAAAAGAAATACAACAGTCACTTAAGCGATAAACAACCGCCAGGGAGCGTGTTCGTAGCGAAAACGTCGGCCTGTACTATTACAGGCTATAAATCTGGAAAGGTCATGTTTCAGGGGGCAGCTGCAGAGCAAGAAGCCAAACAATGGCAATCGAGCGGAACAGTGAACCCCAAAAAACCTACTGGATCAAAAAAGAAAACAGTTGGTGACCACCAATATGCCCCTCCGCCCACTATCTCATCACTATCAGCAATCGGAAGTGATGAAGTTGGTACAGGAGATTTCTTTGGTCCAATGACTGTCGTTGCAGCTTATGTTGATCAAGACCAAATTCCGCTTTTAAGAGAACTTGGTGTAAGAGATTCTAAGGGGATGAAAGATCCAGAAATTATTGAGATCGCACGAAATCTAATAAAAACGATCCCGTATAGCCTTCTTATTCTTCCGAACGAAAAGTACAACAACATGCAAAGAAAAGGAATGAACCAGGGTAAGATGAAGGCTCTTCTACATAATCAGGCCATTCAGAATGTGACACGGAAAGTAGACGGCTACGATGCGATCTTAATCGATCAGTTTGCAAAACCGGAAATTTATTTTAACTATTTGAAGGGTCAATCAACAGTCATTAAAGAAAACGTCTACTTCGCCACAAAAGCAGAAGAAATTCATTTAGCAGTTGCAGCAGCTTCCATTATTGCCAGATACTCTTTTGTGATGGAAATCGATCGACTTGGGAAAGAAAACAATGTAAGGCTTCCAAAAGGAGCTGGACCTGCAGTAGATATTGCAGCAGCTAAATTGATTCAGAAACATGGCGATCACGTACTCGAAAAAATAGCTAAGATGCATTTTGCGAACAGTTTGAAAGCGAAGAAAATCGCGGACCAAGCTCGGCATTAA
- a CDS encoding RNA methyltransferase — protein sequence MMIIESAKNQKVKDWKKLQTRKGREKAQSYLIEGPHIVEEAAKFEAPIIEVIVTEGNDVSIYPFKERPVVYTVTEKVMQELTDTETPQGIMAVCEMVEPNFPNAGKFLLLDAIQDPGNLGTMIRTADSAGYDGILLGHGTVDAYNSKVLRSTQGSIYHLPVKKADLVEEVKKLKELNMPIYATEVSGGTPYDDLKGRSQFAVILGNEANGVSEELQNLADENVYIPIYGKAESLNVAVAAGILMYGLLPS from the coding sequence ATAATGATTATTGAATCCGCAAAAAATCAAAAAGTGAAAGATTGGAAAAAGCTCCAAACGCGTAAGGGGAGAGAGAAAGCTCAAAGCTATCTCATTGAAGGACCGCATATCGTTGAAGAGGCGGCGAAGTTTGAAGCGCCAATTATTGAAGTGATTGTAACGGAAGGCAATGATGTATCTATCTATCCGTTTAAAGAACGTCCTGTTGTGTATACTGTAACTGAGAAAGTGATGCAAGAATTAACAGATACCGAAACACCGCAGGGAATTATGGCAGTATGTGAAATGGTGGAGCCTAATTTCCCAAATGCAGGGAAATTCTTACTGCTTGATGCTATACAGGATCCAGGTAATTTAGGAACAATGATCCGTACAGCGGATAGTGCTGGCTACGACGGCATTCTTCTTGGGCATGGAACAGTAGATGCTTATAATAGTAAAGTGCTCCGTTCTACTCAGGGGTCTATCTATCACCTTCCTGTAAAAAAAGCAGATCTTGTAGAAGAGGTGAAAAAGTTAAAAGAGCTTAATATGCCGATCTACGCCACAGAAGTGAGTGGAGGAACTCCTTATGATGATTTAAAAGGACGTTCTCAGTTTGCAGTTATTCTAGGGAATGAAGCAAATGGCGTTTCGGAAGAGCTTCAAAATCTTGCTGATGAGAACGTGTATATCCCGATTTATGGAAAAGCGGAGTCACTTAATGTTGCTGTTGCTGCTGGAATTCTGATGTATGGGCTACTTCCTTCATAA
- a CDS encoding dUTP diphosphatase, with product MNFKLLFTLQKQLDDRIVQEHGIDDVDLFENKLLALKVELGELANETRCFKYWSKKAPSPKETILEEYVDGIHFILSLGLELGITAFEGLPETTASSEVQAFHDVYRAIDRLVSKKEEPYYNLLESYLTLGQTIGLEYKEIGEAYLKKNKVNHNRQDQGY from the coding sequence ATGAATTTTAAGTTATTATTTACATTACAAAAACAATTAGATGATCGAATTGTACAAGAACATGGGATAGATGATGTTGATTTGTTTGAAAATAAGCTTCTTGCTCTTAAAGTTGAATTAGGAGAACTTGCGAATGAAACGCGCTGCTTTAAATATTGGAGTAAAAAAGCACCTTCACCGAAAGAAACGATTTTAGAGGAATATGTTGATGGAATTCATTTTATTTTATCATTAGGACTAGAGTTAGGCATCACTGCGTTTGAAGGCCTGCCAGAAACAACGGCGTCATCAGAAGTTCAGGCCTTTCATGATGTCTATCGCGCGATTGATCGACTTGTTAGTAAGAAAGAAGAACCTTATTACAATTTATTGGAGAGTTACCTAACTTTGGGACAAACGATTGGACTTGAGTATAAAGAAATAGGTGAGGCGTATTTGAAAAAAAATAAAGTGAATCATAATCGCCAGGACCAGGGATATTAA
- a CDS encoding nucleoside hydrolase — MEKTKVYFNHDGGVDDLASLFLLLNMDEVELVGVSVIPADCYLEQAVSASRKIIDRFGKGIDLNVSASNSRGINPFPKEWRMHAFYVDALPILNESNQVNTPMSERPAHLHLIDVLESSSDPITLLFTGPLTDLARALEVAPAIEQKIEKLVWMGGTFLEAGNVEEPEHDGTAEWNAFWDPEAVATVFDTSITIEMVALESTNQVPLTNDIRNIWAAQRKEIGVDFIGQCYAMCPPLVHVETNSTYYLWDVLTTVSVTPQSFIHSRKVNCRVEKDGVSQGRTVLDKTGREVIVVDDVDRDLFFQYFTSVMLLAEDGLEAPQLYL, encoded by the coding sequence ATGGAGAAAACAAAGGTGTACTTTAACCATGACGGTGGCGTGGATGACTTAGCATCACTCTTTTTATTGCTGAACATGGATGAGGTTGAACTTGTAGGCGTTTCAGTTATTCCAGCTGATTGCTATTTAGAACAGGCTGTTTCAGCGAGTAGAAAAATCATTGACCGTTTCGGAAAGGGTATTGATTTAAATGTTTCAGCTTCAAACTCTAGAGGGATTAACCCGTTTCCTAAGGAGTGGCGTATGCATGCTTTCTACGTTGATGCACTACCGATTCTTAATGAATCAAATCAAGTGAATACGCCAATGTCAGAAAGACCTGCTCATCTGCATCTGATTGATGTACTTGAGAGCAGTTCAGACCCGATAACGCTTCTTTTTACTGGTCCTTTAACTGATCTTGCTAGAGCGTTAGAAGTAGCACCAGCGATTGAACAAAAAATCGAAAAGTTAGTGTGGATGGGTGGCACATTTTTAGAAGCAGGAAATGTGGAAGAACCTGAGCACGATGGGACGGCAGAGTGGAATGCGTTCTGGGATCCAGAAGCCGTTGCGACTGTCTTTGATACGTCAATTACGATTGAAATGGTGGCGCTTGAAAGTACGAATCAGGTTCCATTAACAAATGATATTAGAAACATTTGGGCAGCACAGCGAAAAGAAATCGGGGTCGATTTTATCGGGCAATGTTATGCGATGTGTCCGCCGCTTGTTCATGTTGAAACCAATTCGACATACTACTTATGGGACGTGCTTACAACTGTTTCTGTCACACCTCAGTCTTTCATTCACTCGAGAAAAGTAAACTGTCGTGTTGAAAAGGACGGCGTAAGCCAGGGGAGAACGGTTCTTGATAAAACAGGCCGTGAAGTTATCGTTGTCGACGATGTAGACCGTGATCTTTTCTTTCAATATTTTACTTCTGTCATGCTTCTAGCTGAGGATGGGTTAGAAGCACCACAACTCTATTTGTAA
- a CDS encoding sigma-w pathway protein ysdB, translated as MILILFRLVILVAMVLIAYSVIRFFMDPKRKLEKAHDHKEYYFFDDSSNVRKNFLVTYKGALFEGEKYLGTTEKSFDIITLSIGVKNASELYLLEKEDFYFLEKEMDIRYPSAKIEWKSPVKEFLRHREDS; from the coding sequence ATGATACTTATCCTATTTCGTCTTGTCATTCTCGTAGCCATGGTTTTGATTGCTTATTCTGTCATTCGCTTTTTTATGGATCCAAAACGCAAGCTCGAAAAAGCCCACGATCATAAAGAATACTATTTTTTCGATGACTCGTCCAATGTTCGAAAGAATTTTCTTGTCACTTACAAAGGAGCTCTCTTTGAAGGTGAAAAATACCTTGGAACAACCGAAAAGTCCTTTGATATTATTACGCTTTCTATAGGCGTAAAAAACGCTTCAGAACTTTATTTACTTGAGAAAGAAGATTTCTATTTTCTAGAGAAAGAAATGGATATCCGGTATCCAAGCGCTAAAATTGAATGGAAAAGCCCTGTGAAAGAATTTCTTCGTCACCGGGAAGACTCATAA
- a CDS encoding nucleoside transporter C-terminal domain-containing protein, whose amino-acid sequence MSILTGLLSIIGVLAIAWLMSNKKKSVKWRTIGVGILIEGLFVLFVLKVNAGKVMLEKASAAVQNVINYSNEGIQFVFGGLYEQTDLTFVFAINVLAVIIFISALVSALYYMRIIPLIVQVIGVTIGKLMGTTKVETFNAVGNSFLGLAEAPLLVKPYLKMLTRSEIFAIMVGGTASASGAILVGYSLMGIELKYLLISVFSVPFVSLVISKVMEPETEVSQTNDKVKMKRSEHANVFEAIAEGTVSGVMLALNIGGLLIAFISILAVVNGMLGVVGTDLSTILGYIFYPFSLLVGIPADEAFRAASIIGTKMSINEFVAFQNLTAIQDQLSDKTVAILSVALCNFANFSSIGQLIIGLGSLEPSKRSQVSKLGLKAIIGGTLASFITAIFVGMFM is encoded by the coding sequence ATGAGTATTTTAACAGGACTACTCTCTATTATCGGCGTCCTTGCAATTGCATGGTTAATGAGTAACAAGAAAAAATCAGTAAAGTGGAGAACGATCGGGGTCGGTATTCTTATTGAAGGTCTTTTCGTTCTATTCGTATTAAAAGTTAATGCCGGGAAGGTTATGCTAGAAAAGGCTTCCGCTGCTGTACAAAACGTGATCAATTATAGTAACGAAGGGATTCAATTTGTATTTGGAGGATTATACGAACAAACAGATTTAACGTTTGTTTTTGCGATCAATGTCCTCGCCGTGATTATCTTCATTTCAGCTCTAGTATCAGCACTTTATTATATGCGCATCATTCCTTTAATCGTTCAAGTTATCGGTGTAACAATTGGGAAATTAATGGGTACAACAAAAGTTGAAACGTTCAACGCTGTCGGAAATTCGTTTCTAGGCCTAGCAGAAGCACCTTTACTTGTAAAACCTTATTTGAAGATGCTTACGAGGTCAGAGATCTTTGCCATAATGGTAGGTGGTACAGCTTCTGCAAGTGGAGCCATTCTCGTCGGCTATTCGCTTATGGGAATTGAGCTAAAATATTTATTAATCTCCGTCTTTAGTGTTCCTTTCGTCTCGCTTGTTATTTCTAAAGTGATGGAACCTGAGACTGAAGTATCACAAACGAATGATAAAGTTAAGATGAAAAGATCTGAACACGCAAACGTTTTTGAAGCGATTGCGGAGGGTACGGTAAGTGGGGTCATGCTTGCCCTTAATATCGGTGGCCTTCTGATCGCTTTTATAAGCATCCTGGCTGTAGTTAATGGCATGTTAGGTGTAGTAGGAACAGACCTTAGCACCATATTAGGTTATATTTTCTATCCATTCTCACTACTTGTCGGTATTCCAGCCGATGAAGCCTTTCGCGCTGCCTCCATTATCGGCACAAAAATGTCGATTAATGAATTTGTTGCCTTTCAAAACTTAACGGCAATTCAAGATCAGCTCTCTGATAAAACAGTCGCCATTCTTTCTGTAGCGCTATGTAACTTTGCAAACTTCTCATCCATTGGTCAATTAATCATTGGGCTTGGCTCACTTGAACCTTCAAAGCGTTCACAAGTATCAAAGCTTGGATTAAAAGCAATCATTGGCGGAACTCTTGCCTCCTTTATTACTGCTATATTTGTTGGAATGTTTATGTAA